In Deltaproteobacteria bacterium, the sequence AATCACCGCGGCTGCGCTGGCGCGGTGACGTGTCGGCGGTGCGGTGGTCCGTGCGGCTGCTCGCCGCTGACGACGATGATGCGGTGTGGCTGCGTGACGTGGCCCTGTTCGCGGTCGACGCTCGGCCCTGATAGACTGCCGCCCGCGATGAACCAACCCGCTGGCGCCCCGCGCAGGCTCGCGCTCGTCACCGGTGCGAGCCGCGGCATCGGAGCCACCGTCGCCACCAGCCTCGCGGGCGACCACGACCTGGTGCTGACCGCCCGCACGAGTGCGGCGTTGGCCGAGGTCGCGGCCGCCGCCCGTGACCGCGGCGCCGATGTGCTCGCGAGCATCGCCGCCGATCTCGGCACGCCCGAGGGCCGCGCCGCGCTGGTCGACGAGGTCGCCGGCATGCCGATCGACGTCTTGGTGTGCAACGCCGGCATCGCCCCCTCGGCCTCGCTGCGCCGAACCGACGACGCGACCTGGGCCAGCGTGATGGGCATCAACCTCGAGGCGCCGTTTCGACTGTGCCGCGCGCTGGTGCCGGGGATGGCGGAGCGCGGCTTCGGTCGGGTGGTGATGATCGCCTCGACCGCCGCGCTCAAGGGCTACCGCTACACCGCCGCCTACGCCGCCAGCAAGGGCGGCGTACTCGCGCTGGCGCGGGCGATCGCGGCCGAGTACGCGACCCGCGGCGTCACTGTCAACGCGGTGTGCCCGGGCTTCGTCGACACCGACATCGTGCGCGACGCGGCGGCGCGCATCGGCGCGACCACGGGTCGCAGCGAGGCCGATGCGCGCGCGGAGCTGGCCCGCTTCTCGCCACAGCACCGCCTGGTGACGGCCGACGAGGTCGCCGCCATGGTCGTGTACCTGGTGTCCGCGGCCGCCGCGGCCGTGCACGGCCAGGCGCTCGCGCTCGATGGGGGAGAGACCACGCTATGAGCGACGCACGTCCGATCCAACCCGCCGACTGGGCCGCGCCGCGTGGCTATGTCAACGGCATGGCCAAGCGCGGCGAGCTGCTCGCGATCGCGGGCCAGATCGCGTGGGACGCCCAGCAGCGCATCGTCTCCGACGAGCTCGACGCGCAGTTCGGGCAGTGCCTCGCCAACGTCGTCGCGGTGGTCGAGGCCGCTGGCGGCCACGCCAGCGACGTCATCTCGCTGACCGTGTTCGTCACCGACAAGCAGCGCTACCTCGCGGCTACCAGGGCGTTGTCGTCGATCTGGCGCACGCACTTCGGACGCCACTATCCCGCGATGGCGCTGGTCGAGGTCTCCGCGCTGGTCGAGGACCGCGCGCTGGTCGAGATCCAGGGCCTCGCGGTGCTCCCCTAGAGAGGCGATCCGCTAAGGTCGAGGGGGATCGACAAGGGTGTGTCGCTGTGATCTCGTTTGGCGAGCGAGGTCACTCACGATGCTGTGGAAGGTCCCTACGAAGCTGAGCGCCGAGGAGCAGCGGCTGGTGGCGCGCATGCGCAAGCCGAGCCGCTTCTTCGTGTTCCTGCGAGAGATCCGAGCCGAGCTGTTCACGCCGGAGTTCCAAGAGGAGCTCGCTCGGGCTTACGAGCCGCGCGGTCAAGAGCCCGTACCGCCGGCGCTGCTGGCGATGGTCGTGCTGTTGCAGGCGTACACCCAGACGAGCGACGCCGCTGCGGTCGAAGAAGCCGAGATGAATCCGCGCTGGCAGCTCGTGCTGGGGCTACTTGGCGAAGAGAAGGCTCCGTTCGGGCAGGGTAGTCTGCCGCGCTTCCGCGAGCGGATGGCCGCGCACGACCTCGACCGCAGATTGCTCGAGCGCACCGTCGAGCTCGCGAAGAGGACTGGCGGCTTCGGTTGGCAGAAGCTCAAGGCCGCGTTCGACTCATCGCCGCTGCGAGGTCGCGGCCGCGTCGCTGACACCTGGAACTTGATCGGACAGGCGATGGGTAAGCTCGTCAGTGCACTTGCGAAGATCGCTGCGGTCGAGGAGGACACGATCATCGCCGAAGCCAGGCTCACGCTGCTGCAGGGCAGCAGCATCAAGGCTGCACTGGACATCGACTGGGATGATCGCGACCAGCGTAGTGAAGCGCTGCAACGACTCGTCGGTGAAGCACAAGCGCTGCTGGACTGGGCACGCGCCCGGGCTCCTGACGCGATGAAGGAGCGTGAGGTCGAGCAGGCCGCGGTTCTGCTCGAGCGCGTCCTCCACCAAGATACCGAGCCCGATCCCGAGCGACCGAGACGAGTACGGATCCGCAAGGGCGTCGCTGAAGACCGCGTCTGCTCCGTCGGCGACCCGGAGATGCGCCACGGCCGAAAAACCCGCTCACAGGCCTTCAACGGCTACAAGCGCTACATCGCGACTTCGATCGACGCGCCGCTCGTGCTCGCAGCCGAAGCGCGACCCGCCAACTAACCCGGAACGCGAGGCTGTACCTCACTCGTTGACCAAGTAGTAGCGCCCTACGGCGAGCTCGACGAGCTCTTCATCGACCGCGGCTCTTGCACATCCCGAGATCGCCGCGCTCGATCGGAGACGGTGTGCAAGTCCGTTGTCGTCCCTGGCGCGAGCAGAACAAGCATGGACGCTTCGGCAAGAGCGCCTTCAAGATCGACCTTCGCCGACGACTCGTGACTTGTCCGTCTGGCAAACAGGCCGAGTACTCCGCCAACACTCCCACCGCGTACTTCGGTGCCGAGACCTGCGATCGCTGTCGCCTACGAGCGCGATGCACTGATGCCAAGGCTGGTCGCGCGATCCGAATCCACCCCATGAGAGCCTGCATCGCAAACTCGAGGCTCGCAGAGCGACTGGAGCACGGACGACAGCATCTTCGCGCTCGAGTCGTCGTCGAGCACAGGCTCGCACGCATCGGCGGCCTCCAGAGCGACCGCGCGCGATACAAGGGCGCCCGCAAGAACACGCTCGACCTCCGGCGCCACGCCGCCGTCGCCAACCTCATCGAGCTGCAGGCCGCACTTGCCGCGTGACTTTAGCGGTTCGCTTCTCTAGCAGGCTGTGGTGAAACTCCGTGGCGCGAGAACGCCGTCATCGGACCCCGTGGCAAGACGCGAGGACGAAGGGATACCGGGCGTATCTCGAGCTCCGAGCAACGCCGCCAAGGGGTCCGAGGGCGGTGTTATCGTGTCGCGGAGTTTCACCACGGCCTGCTAGCCCACCTCCGCTTCAGGACGCCAACATGCCCCACGACCCGCCGTCGTCACCGCCGCAGCCGCAGCACTTCCACTACGAGGAGCGCGATCGCGTCGGCATCATCACGCTCGATCGCCCCGACCGCTACAACGCGCTGACCTTCGCGGTCTACCGCGAGCTCACCGACTTCTTCGCGAGCGTCGACCGTCGCGCGTCTGCCCCGGAGGGCGCGCGGGCGCTGGTGCTGCAGGGCCGCGGCAAGGCGTTCTGCTCCGGCGGCGACGTCGAGGACATCATCGGCCACCTGTTCGCACGCGACACCGAGGGCCTGCTCGCGTTCACGCGCATGACCGGTGAGCTCATCGCGAACATGCGCCGCTGCCGGCTGCCGATCGTCGCGAGCGTCAAGCGGGTCGCCGCGGGCGCGGGCGCCGTGATGGCGCTGGCGAGCGACCTGCGGGTGATGGGTCGCCACGCGTTCTTCGCGTTCTTGTTCCCGCAGGTCGGGCTCTCGGGCGCCGACATGGGCGCGAGCTGGCTGTTGCCGCGGGTGGTCGGGCTCGGCCACGCCAGCGAGATCCTCATGCTCGGCGAGCGCGTGCCGGCCGAGCGCTGCGAGCAGATCGGGCTCGCGACCCGCGTGGTCGACGACGACGACCCTGCGCTGGTCGACGCCGCCGCGTTCGCGCTGGCGAGCAAGCTGGCGGCCGGCCCCCACTTCGCGCTGCGCATGACCAAGCAGATGCTGGGTGGCGAGCTCGAGCTGCCGCTCGCGGCCGCGATCGAGGCCGAGGCGCAGGCCCAGGCCATCTGCATGCAACACCCCGACTTCCGCGAGGCCCACGAGGCGTGGAAGGCCGGGCGTCCACCGGGATGGCGCTGACCATGTTCGACGATCCTCGCATCCTCGAACGGCAGCTCGGCCTCATCCCCGGTGATCCGGCGCAGTGGCGCGCGCTCGAGGATCGGCTCGAACGGTTCTGCGCCGAGCTGCGCGCCGCGCCGGTCGACGAGCGCGACGACCTCGCGGCCACGCGCACCTACGTCGAGCGGCTGGCCGCCGCGGGCCTGCTGCGCGAGGTGGTGCCGGCGGCGTGGGGCGGGAGCTCGCCGCAGCTGCGCACGCTCGCGCTGTGCATCGTGCGGCAGTGGCTCGCGCGCGAGAGCGGTGCGCTCGACAACGCGTTCGTGATGCAGGGCCTGGGCAGTCACGCGATCGCGAAGGGCGGCAGTGATGCGCTGCGCGAGCAGGTGCTGCCGGGCGTGGTCGCGGGCCAGCGGATCTGCGCGTTCGCCCTCACCGAGCCCGAGGCCGGCAGCGACGTGGCATCGATGCGCACGCTCGCGGTCCCCGACGCCGACGGCGGCGTGCGGCTGCGCGGTGAGAAGTGCTTCATCTCCAATGCACCGTGCGCCGACAGCTACGTGGTGTTCGCCCGCGAGGGCGGCGACGACCCGGCCGCCAAGCCCCGCTTCGGCGCGTTCTGGCTGCCCGGCGACACCCCCGGGTTGTCGGTCACGCCGATCCAGGTCATCGCCCCGCACCCGATCGGCACCGTGCGGCTCGACGACGTGCAGGTGCCCGCGGCCCATCGCTTGGGCGCGGTGGGCGACGGCCTGTCGCTGGCGTTCGGGACCCTCGACGTCTTTCGCATCTCCGTGGGCGCCGCCGCGCTGGGCCTGGCCGACCGCGCGCTGGCCGAGGCGGTCGCACACCTGCAGCGGCGGGTGCAGTTCGGCAAGCCGCTGGCGACCCAGCAGGGCCTGCGTTTCGCGATCGCCGAGGTCGCGACCGATCACGTCGCTGCGCAGATGCTGGTCTACCGCGCCGCGGTGCTTCGCGACGACGGGCGTGCCGGTCCCCAGGACAGCGCGCTCGCCAAGCTCCACGCGACCGAGTCGGCCCAGCGCGTGATCGATCGCGCGGTGCAGTGCTTGGGTGGCCTCGGCGTCACGGTGGGACACGTCACCGAACGGCTCTACCGCGAGATCCGAGCGCTGCGGATCTACGAGGGCACCAGCGAAATCCAGAAGCTGGTGATCGCCCGCGCGTTGTTCCGCAGCTAGCGGGCCCACCTCGCGCGGAGCCGACGGACGCGGACGCCCGCGGGCTGCGGGCGTCCACGGTGCGCCATCACAGCGCGTGGTACTTGCGCACCAGCGCGTTGCTCTGCTCGCCGAGCACGGTCTCGTAGCCCACGACGATGAGGTCGCCGCTGGCGTCCTCGGCGGTGGCCGAGAACTGCTCGTCGAGGTCGGCGTCCATCACGTTCCACTCGT encodes:
- a CDS encoding SDR family oxidoreductase yields the protein MNQPAGAPRRLALVTGASRGIGATVATSLAGDHDLVLTARTSAALAEVAAAARDRGADVLASIAADLGTPEGRAALVDEVAGMPIDVLVCNAGIAPSASLRRTDDATWASVMGINLEAPFRLCRALVPGMAERGFGRVVMIASTAALKGYRYTAAYAASKGGVLALARAIAAEYATRGVTVNAVCPGFVDTDIVRDAAARIGATTGRSEADARAELARFSPQHRLVTADEVAAMVVYLVSAAAAAVHGQALALDGGETTL
- a CDS encoding RidA family protein → MSDARPIQPADWAAPRGYVNGMAKRGELLAIAGQIAWDAQQRIVSDELDAQFGQCLANVVAVVEAAGGHASDVISLTVFVTDKQRYLAATRALSSIWRTHFGRHYPAMALVEVSALVEDRALVEIQGLAVLP
- a CDS encoding transposase, which produces MLWKVPTKLSAEEQRLVARMRKPSRFFVFLREIRAELFTPEFQEELARAYEPRGQEPVPPALLAMVVLLQAYTQTSDAAAVEEAEMNPRWQLVLGLLGEEKAPFGQGSLPRFRERMAAHDLDRRLLERTVELAKRTGGFGWQKLKAAFDSSPLRGRGRVADTWNLIGQAMGKLVSALAKIAAVEEDTIIAEARLTLLQGSSIKAALDIDWDDRDQRSEALQRLVGEAQALLDWARARAPDAMKEREVEQAAVLLERVLHQDTEPDPERPRRVRIRKGVAEDRVCSVGDPEMRHGRKTRSQAFNGYKRYIATSIDAPLVLAAEARPAN
- a CDS encoding transposase codes for the protein MTCPSGKQAEYSANTPTAYFGAETCDRCRLRARCTDAKAGRAIRIHPMRACIANSRLAERLEHGRQHLRARVVVEHRLARIGGLQSDRARYKGARKNTLDLRRHAAVANLIELQAALAA
- a CDS encoding acyl-CoA/acyl-ACP dehydrogenase, with translation MFDDPRILERQLGLIPGDPAQWRALEDRLERFCAELRAAPVDERDDLAATRTYVERLAAAGLLREVVPAAWGGSSPQLRTLALCIVRQWLARESGALDNAFVMQGLGSHAIAKGGSDALREQVLPGVVAGQRICAFALTEPEAGSDVASMRTLAVPDADGGVRLRGEKCFISNAPCADSYVVFAREGGDDPAAKPRFGAFWLPGDTPGLSVTPIQVIAPHPIGTVRLDDVQVPAAHRLGAVGDGLSLAFGTLDVFRISVGAAALGLADRALAEAVAHLQRRVQFGKPLATQQGLRFAIAEVATDHVAAQMLVYRAAVLRDDGRAGPQDSALAKLHATESAQRVIDRAVQCLGGLGVTVGHVTERLYREIRALRIYEGTSEIQKLVIARALFRS
- a CDS encoding enoyl-CoA hydratase family protein → MPHDPPSSPPQPQHFHYEERDRVGIITLDRPDRYNALTFAVYRELTDFFASVDRRASAPEGARALVLQGRGKAFCSGGDVEDIIGHLFARDTEGLLAFTRMTGELIANMRRCRLPIVASVKRVAAGAGAVMALASDLRVMGRHAFFAFLFPQVGLSGADMGASWLLPRVVGLGHASEILMLGERVPAERCEQIGLATRVVDDDDPALVDAAAFALASKLAAGPHFALRMTKQMLGGELELPLAAAIEAEAQAQAICMQHPDFREAHEAWKAGRPPGWR